CGGTATGACAAATGATAAAACATAAAACTAACATAGTTTATCAATCTTCTTCTTGCAAATATAATTTTGTAGTGCTGTATTTGAGGTAATTTTGTGGAAGGAAGCAAAAGATAATATATTGCGCTTCAGAAGCTAAATGGAATTTTGGCCCTTTAGAACAAGTTATGGGGAAAACTATATACGAACGATTGTCTCACTTTTATTAAGAGTAGAAAGTTAAAAGAATTAACGTAAAAACTAAACCATGCCCTTTAAGGTAGACAGATTAAACAACTAAACTGTTTGTCTTAAGGGGATTTTCTTTTCCGATTTGGCGTATTTAGCTTTATTTGTCTTCTACAGTCATATTCTTCTTTAAACCTTTGAACATCTCCGTATATTTATGTAATCATGACATATTCGGAACAAAGGCAGCTTGATTTTTTATCCCGCATCTGGACCGTTAGACTTTTACTTCAAAAGATATTGAGAATATGAGGCAAATCCATGGGAAAGATAACGGCATTGAAATGCCTAATCGGGGGACATCCCATGGAAACTTCGGTAGCAATACATCGTGATTTTTAGAATGGTAAGGAAGACTTCTTGTTTAGCTATCACACTGAGTAAAAGTTTTCAAGGTGCCCGAAATTTTAGTCTTTATCAGTAGAGGATAAAACAACATACACATGAAGTTTCACTTTTATTATTATTGCTGCTCGTAATTAAAATATATGTCCTCTTTTAAAAGTTAAAAGGTAAAAAGTTTTAGCAAAGTATTTGATTAGTTTCCTGAGGGTCAGGTTTAAGTTGTATGATCAAAGAATCCATCAAGATATAAGGTGCAACATACATTTGTAACAATTCTGTCATAAAAAATTAATAGTAAGCGTTTAAAAACAATGTTATCATAACATTATAAGGTTATAACAATATGATGAAAAGGGTGGTGTTTAAACACAGTAATTGACTTCATTCTTAAACACTAGAATCTTATTTTGTTACTCAGTATACAAGAGGTTTTGTAAAAAATATTAAAAGCTTTATAAGTAATAATAAAGCCCATTGTTATTAAAGCTAAAGGAGCTGATTAAGTGATAGGAATATTAGTAACGTCTCATGGACCATTTTGTGAGGCTTTAATCAAAACAGGAGAAATGATTACAGGAAAACATGATAATGTTAGCTATATCTTACTAAATGATAAAGGTGTTAATTATTACGCTAAGAAACTGGAAGAAAAGCTAAATTTAATGTTTGAAGAATATGATGGGGTTGTCATTTTATGTGATATAAAAGGTGGAACACCTTGTAATGAGAGTTTAAAATATGCGCTAACATATAAAAAGAATCTTGCCATTTTAGCGGGAGTAAATCTACCAACATATTTGGAAATAGTCAATAGCATAAGTTTTATTGAAAGCATCCCTGAATTAATGAATTTTGTAAAACAAACTTGTTTAAATACTGTTGAAATTATTGAGTTATA
This genomic interval from Virgibacillus pantothenticus contains the following:
- a CDS encoding PTS sugar transporter subunit IIA, which codes for MIGILVTSHGPFCEALIKTGEMITGKHDNVSYILLNDKGVNYYAKKLEEKLNLMFEEYDGVVILCDIKGGTPCNESLKYALTYKKNLAILAGVNLPTYLEIVNSISFIESIPELMNFVKQTCLNTVEIIEL